The following is a genomic window from Nitrospira sp..
CGGCAGCCGTTCACCTTCGACTTCGACCACAAGATACGGTGGCGTGACCTCGACAGACCGGTACGGAGCAAGCCGGATAAATGGACGTATGAGCGCATCGATCTCACCCGGCGGCTCGAACCCGGCCTCACCCCAATCGCACGGCACCTTCGTATTGCCGACCAAGTAAAACCGACCCTGCGTTTCCGTGAGAATTGCACCGGCCAATCGCCCGACTCGCGCCATCAGTCCGCCTCGCTGCTTGGATTCGAGCCCGTCACTAATGAGAACCCGGACCGCTGGCCGGGCAATACGTCGCCGTCGGGCGTGTATTTGTTGGTATACCCGCGCGGCGTCACCATATAGCCTTCAAAGACAAACGTCTGACTGGAACCAACCAGCACCGTCGTCAACATGCCGATCTCATAGTCGAGGCAGTGATCCAGATCGGTCAGCACCGCCTGCTGCAACTTCCTGTAGGCGCTCTTGACCAATGCCACAGGTGTCGTGCCCTCGCGGTAGCGGCGAATGATGGTCTGTGCCTCGACAATCTGACGAGTCCGCCTCCCGCTCGCCGGATTGTAGAGGCCGATGACGAAATCGGCGGAGGCAGCCGCGTCAACCCGACGCGCGATCACCGGCCAGGGGGTCAACAGATCCGACAGCGAGATCGCACAGAAATCGTGGACGAGCGGCGCGCCGACCAACGAGCCGCAGGAATTGAGCGCCGTCATGCCGGGGATGAGACGAAGCTCCGGCGAGTCGCCTCGTTTCCACCCCATATCACGCAGGACTTCGAAGACGAGCCCGGCCATGCCGTACGCGCCGGCATCGCCCGAGGAGATCAACACGACGTGCCCCCCGTCGCGCGCGCGTTCGACCGCCGCCCGCGCGCGGCCGATCTCTTCGGTCATGCCCGTTCGGATGATTTCCTTCCCTTCGATCAAATGCCGGACGAGTTTGATATAGGTCGTATACCCGACGATCAGGTCGGCCTCGGCGATCGCGGCCAGGGCCGCCGGCGTCGCATGCTCCTGCGCACCTGGACCGATGCCGACGACGGAGAGCACGCCCCTCACCTCACTCATTCGCACCCTCCGTCTTGCGCGAGGGAAAGGGAATTCTCGCAACCGCCAAGGTCATCGAGCGGCCGGCACCCGGTTCGCTGTAACTCTGTTTGGGAACGAGCAGCTTGTGCGCGCCCGCCACCAACAACGCGGCCGGTTCCGCCACTCCGCGCGAACCGACATACTGCCTCACGGTCTCCGACGGGTTTTCGATACCGGGCACCACATCCAGTTGTTCGGCGGGGAAAATATGCATCGGCCAGCGATAGCGTTCAGCCAGGGCAAGAAACGCCGGTTCATCTTTTTTCTTATCGATGGTGGCGATCGCCTTGACCGATTTGTACGAAAGTCCGTGCGCCGCCAGCAGGCTCATCACACCGCGCTCGACCATATCCGGCGCCGCATCCTTGTCGCACCCAAGGCCGAGAACCAGACTCTTCGGTCGATACACCACCGCCGTCTTCCAATGATCGGGATGCGTGCCGTGAAAATCACGATCCGTCGCCACGAGCAACATCTCGAAACGAAGGGGATCGACCTGATCCAGCGAGGTGGTATAGGTGACGCCTTCCGGCAACGGTTTGTCGTGCGGCCACCAATTGGGCTCCCCGCTTTCCTGCACGAATGCGACCGGAGCGGCATTGACGACCGCCGCACAGCCACGTGTCACATTGCGATCCGGATCGTCGAGTTCCCACCCGAAATCTCTACCTAAAATATCCACGGTCAAGGTGCCGCGCACATCGGACGCCGTCGTAATGACGGGCTGCGCATCCACGGCCTGAGCCACTCGCGAGGTAAAGGCATTGCCTCGCCCCACATGCCCCGACAAGACACAGATGGCAAATCGCGCATTGTCGTCGAGGCAAATCACCGCCGGATCGACTTTCTTGTCCTTAATGAGCGGCGCGATCATGCGGACCACCGCCCCGACGCTGATGATGAAAATGTGACAATCGTACGCGGTGAATGTCTCGGCAAGAAACGGCCCCATCGGAAGCGGCAGAGACCAGGCCCTTATTCCATCCTGCACGTAGGCGCGCACCTTGTCGGAGACGTACAAGTCCGCACCGTTCAGATTCGTAAGCAACCGCCGGGCGATGTGGATGCCATGTTTCGTGATCGCATAGATGGCGAAGGATCGTCGATCACTATTCATGACAGCCCATCGCGAAACGGCACCGTGCCGGCCAGGACCCCGCTCCGTTCTTTGCGCGACACGATGACCATAGCGAAACAGTCTCCCCGTTCAACTCGCACCTTGCGCAGGTCGCGCACAATACGCTGTTCACCCATCGTAGCTTTCGACACATAGACAGCCCGATCGAGGAGGCCGGTCTGATCGAGTACCTCTATGATGTGCGGCATCTCACCGCCGAGCTTCATGAGAACCACGGTGTCGAACTTGAGAAGCAATTCCTCCAAGTCCTCGATGCCATAGGTCCCCGGCACAATGGCAATACGTTCCTGGCCGTCGGCCAAGGGCACCCCGGTCACAGCCGGAACAGCCATGATCGACGAGACACCGGGGACGACTTCGATCGAGATGCCGGGCCATCGGATCGGGGCTTCCTGCTTCAAATAGATGAACGTGCTGAACAGCGAGGGATCACCCTCGGTGGCAAAGGCGACGTCCATTCCTCGTTCCAATCTCTGTCCGATGGCAGCAAACGCCTTGTCCCAGGCGGGACGCAACAGCTGGGGGTCCTTGTTCATCGGGAACGTAAGGAACAGACGTTCCTGTCCCGGCGCCTCTCCAAGCACCGGCTTCACAATCTCCCAGGCTTTCGACGCGCCATAGTCCGAACTGCGGGGCAACGCGAGCACCTGCGCTCGGCGCATGACATTCAATGCCCGCAGGGTGATCAGATCGGGCGCACCGGGACCGACACCGACTCCATACAGCGCTCCATAGGTCATGCTTGCACGTCGATTGCTTCAGGCTTCGTCACTGAAAATATTTGAATGGGATTCAACGCTTCATAGCGCAGGTACTGGGCGAGCGGGGCGGACCTCGACACTTGCAACAGGGTCACCTCCGGAACGAGTCCATGCCGGCGGATCACGTGATAGGCTTCGCCGGCATTCTCCAACGTCACCGCATTGACCACCAACCGACCGCCGGGACGCAGGCGTTCCAGCGCCACGGTGATGATGTCGTCCATGCTGCCCTTGCTGCCGCCGACGAACACCGCATCAGGGGTTTCGAGCCCCGTCAACGCCTCCGGTGCTTTCCCCGCCACCACCTGCACATTGTCCACGGC
Proteins encoded in this region:
- a CDS encoding Cobalt-precorrin 5A hydrolase, whose amino-acid sequence is MNSDRRSFAIYAITKHGIHIARRLLTNLNGADLYVSDKVRAYVQDGIRAWSLPLPMGPFLAETFTAYDCHIFIISVGAVVRMIAPLIKDKKVDPAVICLDDNARFAICVLSGHVGRGNAFTSRVAQAVDAQPVITTASDVRGTLTVDILGRDFGWELDDPDRNVTRGCAAVVNAAPVAFVQESGEPNWWPHDKPLPEGVTYTTSLDQVDPLRFEMLLVATDRDFHGTHPDHWKTAVVYRPKSLVLGLGCDKDAAPDMVERGVMSLLAAHGLSYKSVKAIATIDKKKDEPAFLALAERYRWPMHIFPAEQLDVVPGIENPSETVRQYVGSRGVAEPAALLVAGAHKLLVPKQSYSEPGAGRSMTLAVARIPFPSRKTEGANE
- a CDS encoding Cobalt-precorrin-2 C(20)-methyltransferase, with amino-acid sequence MTYGALYGVGVGPGAPDLITLRALNVMRRAQVLALPRSSDYGASKAWEIVKPVLGEAPGQERLFLTFPMNKDPQLLRPAWDKAFAAIGQRLERGMDVAFATEGDPSLFSTFIYLKQEAPIRWPGISIEVVPGVSSIMAVPAVTGVPLADGQERIAIVPGTYGIEDLEELLLKFDTVVLMKLGGEMPHIIEVLDQTGLLDRAVYVSKATMGEQRIVRDLRKVRVERGDCFAMVIVSRKERSGVLAGTVPFRDGLS
- a CDS encoding Cobalt-precorrin-3 C(17)-methyltransferase, yielding MSEVRGVLSVVGIGPGAQEHATPAALAAIAEADLIVGYTTYIKLVRHLIEGKEIIRTGMTEEIGRARAAVERARDGGHVVLISSGDAGAYGMAGLVFEVLRDMGWKRGDSPELRLIPGMTALNSCGSLVGAPLVHDFCAISLSDLLTPWPVIARRVDAAASADFVIGLYNPASGRRTRQIVEAQTIIRRYREGTTPVALVKSAYRKLQQAVLTDLDHCLDYEIGMLTTVLVGSSQTFVFEGYMVTPRGYTNKYTPDGDVLPGQRSGFSLVTGSNPSSEAD
- a CDS encoding Cobalt-precorrin-3 C(17)-methyltransferase; the protein is MARVGRLAGAILTETQGRFYLVGNTKVPCDWGEAGFEPPGEIDALIRPFIRLAPYRSVEVTPPYLVVEVEGERLPCLLAERFLIQRTGSISERLWQLVRGQRDEDSTPVADVTPAQWLGEIPQPIWQIVRDRVLRCT